Genomic DNA from Nostoc sp. ATCC 53789:
CCTTAGATCAGCTCCAGTTAAATCAGCACCATTCATCTGAGCATTACTAAGAGCATTACTACTATTTGGACTCTTACTTAGGTTAGTCCCTTTCAATATAGCTTTTGTCAGATTGGCATATGTCAGATCAGCGCCCTCCAAGTTAGCCCCTGTCAAGTCAGCCCCTGTCAAGTCAGCCCTCTTGAGTGTGGCGTCCTTTAGTTTCGTCTTTATCAATTTAGCATCGTTTAGCCTAGCCCCTTCTAAATAAGCTTGATTCAGGGTGGCACCAGTTAGCATAGCCTTTGTCAAATTTGCTTTGCCTAGGTTGATAGACAACTTCTTTGATTGAGAGCCATCTTTCGGCGGAGACTGCGGACCCAACTCCATATTCTGTAAGTTTGCCTCATATAGTGCCATACCCTCCATATCAATTATGGATTTTAGTGATTTATCGTTCGGTTTAGTTTTATAGGCCGAATAGTCGTAATTGATTAACCGCGCATCATACAAGAAACTTAAGACTTGACCTTGACGCTGGGCATCATTTTCCCGAAGTCTTAATTTGAGATCCTCACCCGTAACTTTTGATCCATTATTATCATTATCCTGTACCGGCACCAGGACTTCTAAGACTGATTGTGTCAAAGCTCTGGCTGCTTTAGGTGTATACTCATTTTTATCGAACAGTTTTCCGCTTGATATCAAGTCTGTCATCTTGCTCAGATAATTTTGCATCACTTCCTGGTTTTTTCGTTCTTCAAGCGCATATTCTTCTCTTTGTCGAGCTTGCTCATTAACCACGAAACCAACTACAAGCAATAGAAGAGGGACGAGCAACAAATTCGCCAAATCCCACAATGTTTTACCTTGAAACCCCAGCCATTTCCATCTATCAGACTTTGATTTTCCCTGCCTATCTTGTACTTTATGTGTGGGTGGTAGTGGAGAATTCTGCCCATTCTTCTCTTTGAAGACGATATCTTGTCGCTCTACCATTTTTTTTGTCTCCTAGCACATAATTTTCCTAAGTTCTTAAACTTGCTAGTGATTTAGTATCCTACATCCTTACTAACTAGCTGTACCAGAACTGTGAATTAGGTCCTTCGATATAGCTACCTTGGACAGAAGATTGCACGTTGTTTATAGACCCAAGAAAGTAAATTTTAGGTTGGGAATAAACTTTTACTTGGGGATCAGTTAGCCTAACACTTTCTAACTTTTTCAACATATCTAACCTCCTTGTGCTTAATACTTAACTTATGACCAAATTGAGCAATTTTTGCACTTTTTCTTACTTATGCTTACAAAAAATCACCCATCTACCACTTCTTAGATCAACTCTATCTACTTTTAGAGTATCTCTCAATTAAACTTTGGAAAGCTTATTTAATCAATATTCATATTAATGATAAAAGCTTAAAATAACTAGATTTTTCAATCATATTAGTTTATAAAATAAGCTTTTACATGTTTAACTGTAATTATGGCTATCTATTCATCTCCTATTGCCCTCAAGAATATCTGACAATTGGCATAAAGGGTTTACAATGATCCAGTTCATCCGTCACAACCAAGCCATTACACTCAACCCAGGCGTGGACTTGAAACGGATAGCGATCAATGCCAATAACTAAAGTTGCAGGTAAGCCGTAAAAAGTACGGAGAAGATGATAACCAACCAGCGCCCGTTCTTTACACACCATTGGTAAGAAAAGCCTACTAGCAGATGCTTCCCGCACCATTCGATCCACCGTTTGAATGACATCTGCTGTTACTGTGGTGTCAAATGCTGCGATCTCACCATGCCAGTACTGCCACAATGATACAGTGCGACTCCATCTGAGTAGACGAAAGCTGAACCAACTTAAGCTTAACAATAGCTCAACTGTAAGGCGATTGGGGGTTGGTTCAGGGTTGACTAAATTGCGGAAAATTAAGCTGACTGTTTTTAAGAGCAAAAGTAAGATTTTGTTGATTACTCTTAACTGATGATGTCTTAAAAACAACAACCAATTAAATGATTTCGCACTAGTAGTAAGTAGCTTTTTTTGCTCTAATTCCTGTAAGAGTATATTCAAGTCAGAGCGAACATTTTCTTCAGTTACGTTATAGATTTTAGTTAGTTCGCTAACTGTCTCTTCTACCCCTTTTTCTAGTGCGAGTAACAACATTAATGTAGCAATTTCATCCAGACCATAAAACTGTCCACTCTCAAAATCCAAGATTTGGGCGATCCCATCTTGCAAAAATAGAAATACGTCCCGACTAAGACTGTAATAACTGCCGTTTTCACCCATCAAGATGTCGTTTTGTTTACCTTGTTGCTGTTTTCAATAGCATCTACTCGGTAGTTTAGATGCGTTAGCAAATTATAACGACCATATTTAGGCTGAAGTTAATTTAGTTGATTTCATTCTTTAAGAGGATGTTTTAAAATTTAAACTGATTAAAAATCATGCAAGCCGTCGAACGATAATACATATCATGACAACATAAGATAAAAGGGTTCTTCCGGTGCTTTTATGGTGGTTACTAAATTTTAGTAAATTTTATTAACTACATTTTAATGATATTTATCCTTAAAACATATACTGTGTAAGCATTATAGCAGTTTCACGTATACTGAAATAATCCAAATAGCATGATTTATACTATAACACAGTAAAAATTAAGGCTTTCACGCAGTGTGCCGTAGGTATCGCTATGAAATTTACTGTAGAGCAAATCCTGAATCTGCCCGATATGAAAGTATTAGATTTTCAAGAAATTGAAGGGGAAGAAATAATTATAACGATAGAAAAAAGCGTTAACTATTCGACTTGCCCATCTTGTGGGCAAAATACTCAGAGTATACATCAAAATCATTGGCGGATGATTCATGATTTATCTTGGAGTAAAAAGCCAGTACTCTTAAAAATAAATCGTCGCCAGTTCAAATGTCATAAATGTAAAAAAGTCTTTAGTGAGAAATTGGATTTTGTAGATAAAAGTAAAGGATATACAAAAAGATTAGCAACAGACATAGTACAACAAGTATTAAATAGTAATATTCATAGTGTTGCCGAAAGGAATGGATTGAGTGATGAAGAAGTAGAATCAATGTTAAAAAAGCAAGCTTCACAAATATTAAATATTAATCTAAGCCAGGTAAAAAAGTTAGGTATAGATGAAATAGCTTTAGTTAAAGGTCAAGGAAACTACTTAGCAGTATTAGTGGATTTAGATACTCATAAGCCAATTGAAATAGTGCAATCACGACGAATAGAAGATATCCGTGAAGTAATTGCTGGCTGGGGATTTGAAGTACTTAATCATGCTTGTTGAAGTGAGTATTGATCTCTGGTCGCCTTATAAAAGCTTAGTAGAAGATTTAATGCCAAATGCTAACATAACTGCTGACAGGTTTCATGTGATGAAACAAGTAAATGATGAATTAGATAGGATGCGTAAAACTGAGAAGAAAGCAGCAATGTCGTTAGAAGATAAATCCGAAAAATCTCGCCAACTAGAGGCATTAACTAAAAGCAAATATAGTTTAATTAAAAATGAAGATTCTTTAAACGAAAAGCAAAAATCAAAATTAAACTCCGTGTTAGAGGTGTCGCCGACTCTGGCTAAAATGCACGCACTTAAAGAACAATTCCGCCAGATATTTGAAACCACTAAATCTTGGGGAGATAGCATAACACAATTATTAGATTGGATGTATGATGCACGTTCATACTTTCCGAAAAGTCTAGGGACAATGGTGAGATGGTTTGGGGAAATAGTCGGTTATTTTGATGGCAGAACTACCAGTGGTACTGTAGAAGGAATTAATAATAAACTCAAGTTAATTAAAAGACTTGGGTATGGCTTTCGGAATTTTAGCAATTTTCGATTACGCAGTTTATTAAACTGGCACTTTTCTATTAATTCTCCATAAAAGTAACGGATGAACCGATAAAAGCAAGAATATTTATTATCAATTAGATCATCTGAATAAAAGTTACTATTTAACCTTGAGTGCAACCGAGCGAACCCAGCCTGTTTCAAACTTTTTGGCGTAGCCTGCTGTTGGTAATTCAGTCAGCGCCTACTGAGTTACGCACTCTTGTCCTCTTAACTCTAATTAGTGGTTCTAGCCCAGTAATTTCACTGTTTATCAACAAAATTATTATTGATCGAATTTCCCATTTACTAGGGAAATTTACAACAGTAAGCTCGCTCGCTCTTATCCTACAAGAGCCACTCTTACTTTGGAGCATTGGAGGATTAA
This window encodes:
- a CDS encoding lasso peptide biosynthesis B2 protein; its protein translation is MGENGSYYSLSRDVFLFLQDGIAQILDFESGQFYGLDEIATLMLLLALEKGVEETVSELTKIYNVTEENVRSDLNILLQELEQKKLLTTSAKSFNWLLFLRHHQLRVINKILLLLLKTVSLIFRNLVNPEPTPNRLTVELLLSLSWFSFRLLRWSRTVSLWQYWHGEIAAFDTTVTADVIQTVDRMVREASASRLFLPMVCKERALVGYHLLRTFYGLPATLVIGIDRYPFQVHAWVECNGLVVTDELDHCKPFMPIVRYS
- a CDS encoding pentapeptide repeat-containing protein, translating into MVERQDIVFKEKNGQNSPLPPTHKVQDRQGKSKSDRWKWLGFQGKTLWDLANLLLVPLLLLVVGFVVNEQARQREEYALEERKNQEVMQNYLSKMTDLISSGKLFDKNEYTPKAARALTQSVLEVLVPVQDNDNNGSKVTGEDLKLRLRENDAQRQGQVLSFLYDARLINYDYSAYKTKPNDKSLKSIIDMEGMALYEANLQNMELGPQSPPKDGSQSKKLSINLGKANLTKAMLTGATLNQAYLEGARLNDAKLIKTKLKDATLKRADLTGADLTGANLEGADLTYANLTKAILKGTNLSKSPNSSNALSNAQMNGADLTGADLRGANLANADLKGALLNRADLRGANLKNTDMREAKFCETTMPEGTVDYSSCPK